GCCGGTCAGAACCTCGGTACCACGGCCATGGCAAGCGGGCTCAAGGAGAACAACGCCACCAAACTGGTCTTCGACGCCGGCGTCAAGTATTATACTGGCATTAAAAGTTTCCGCTTCGGCATGGCCATCCGTAACTTTGCATCGAACCTCAAACGGGAGGAGATCCGCGAGCAGCTGCCGCTGACCTTTACGATGGGGGCGGCTATGAACCTTTTTGACCTGATCCTGCCCGGGAGCGTCACCGGGCAGCAGCTCACTCTGGCCATCGATTTTGTCCATCCCAACAACTATACCGAACGGGTGAACGCCGGCCTCGAGTATCTCTTCATGAATCGTATGGCACTCCGTGGCGGCTACCAGGGCAACCAGGACATCGCCTCGTGGTCGGCCGGTTTCGGTGTGTGCACGAGTGTGGGCCGGAGCGATCTGACCGTGGATTACAGCTGGTCTTTTATGAACACCTTCGATGATGTCAGCCGTTTTTCGCTGGGGGTCAGCTTTTGAAACGACTGGCACCCTGCTTATCGGTCTTCTGACCGCCGGTGCAGGAGTAGAGAATGCGCATCGGGTTGAAAACAATCCTCTGCGGCGGCATACTGTTTCTCAGCGCCTGCTGCACCATACACACCTGGCATCAGGCGCCGACGGTTTTGCGCCTTATCGGTGATTCGACTATGGCCGACAAACCGGTCGCGGAGACCCCCGAGCGCGGCTGGGGACAGCTCTTTCCGCAGTTCTATCGGGCGGACATCCAGGTGGTCAATTATGCCAGAAACGGTCGCAGCACCAAGAGCTTCATCGCCGAGGGACTATGGGCTAAGGTTCTCGCCGACCTGCGCCGAGGGGATTATCTCTTCATCCAGTTCGGCCATAATGACGCCAAGAGCTCGGATACGTCGCGATACGCGGCGCCGCACACCACTTACCGTGCCAATCTGATCCGCTTTGTGGAGGAGGCCCGCGCCTGCGGCGCGCAGCCGATCCTGATCACCCCGGTTGCCCGGCGTTACTTTTCGCCCGAGGGCATTCTTCAGGACGCCCATGGTGAGTATCCCGGCGTGGTCAAGGAAGTCGCAGCCCTATACAAGGTACCTCTCATCGACCTTCACGCCAGGAGCATGCAACGGCTCGCGGAACTCGGTCCGGAGCGGTCGGAGCGCCTTTTCATGCGCGTGCCGCCCGGGCTCTTCAAGGCCCTGCCGGATGGCAAATCCGACAATACCCATTTCATGGAGGAGGGAGCGGTCGAGATGGCCAAACTGGTGATCGCCGGTCTGCGGGAGATGAACCACCCCCTGATCCGCTATTTCAAACCCGAGGCTGGGTGGCCGCAGCCGCAGCCGCCGTCCTGGCCGATTCCTTTGGCAACTACGCCTAAACCCTGAACCATGGTGTATCCTAAAACCAGGAGGTAGTATGAACCGTTATTTTACTTTGTTCCTCGCCCTGATACTGGTACTGCTGGCCGCCGGCGCCATCATGGCCCAGGCTCCCGCCATAGTCCACTGGAGCCTCAACGCGACCGACAGCGCTAGGGTTTCGGCGGTCTCCGGCAACGCTCGCGGCCTCACCCAGACCCACGGCGATTCCTTTATGTGCCGCGACTATGCCAACGGTCCGGGACCCGATCAGCGCTGGTATCCCTATAATTTTATTACCAAAAAAGCCATCATGTGGGGCCCGGACACGACCCAGAACAACAATATCTGGGTGCAGTTTGCGGCGCACCCCAAGGCTTACAATGATTTTCACGCTGATTCGATGACCATCTACCTGGGCGCCAAAGGTACCGACAGGCTCCGCGCCAACCTCTGGTACGATACCCATGCCGATTTCTCTAGCCCGGTCGCGCTGAACAGCACTCCCCTGGTTTTGAAAAAGGACGGCGATTCGCTCTTCACATTTATTCTCGACAAGGAGGTGCCAGAAGGCGATACTCTCTACGTACGCGTCTATGCCTGGAACGCCGGCCCGGCCTCGAACAGCAAATACCTCTATATGCGCCTCTGCACCATTTACGGGACAACGGTGGCCAATCCGATTCCTGCATCGGCGACCTGGGCTTTGACTAATCCCGGAACCGGCGGCACCGGCCAGACCGTCGCCACCGCCGGTAATGTTCTCGCCGCGGACGAGAAACTCGTCAACATGAACATCAATGGGTATACCGGTTACAACAGCGCCCAGCGGCTGCGCATCATCTCCGCGCCGGGCAAGTATGAGTGGCCGGCCGCGCAGCTGACCCAGATCGATTCGGTCTATGTCGAGTTCTCGGTCTCTCCCAAACTGGGCACCCGATTCACAGTGAATACGCTCAGCATGGATCTTGGCTGCCATTCGATCAATAACTTTAAGGCGAACGTCTGGTACTCCAAAGATCCCTCTTTTGCCAATCCGGTCCAGATCGTCTTTCAAACCGCAGATACCGTCAACAACTATCTGCCGCGTGGTCCGGATGTTCCTGCCTATACGGTAACCGCTCAGCCCGGCCTGCTTGTCGAGCAGGGAGAGACCTTTTATCTCCGCGTCTATCCCTGGGTGCATAACAATGCCACCGTCAGCTCGGGCAAGTATTTGACCATTCAGAATGTCCTGATCGGCGGCGTGAGTGAAAGTGCCCCGATGCCCTCCTCGGCCACCTGGGCGTTGACCGATCCAAACACGGGAGGCACCGGCAAGACGGTCACCACCGCGGGCAAGGTCACTGCAGCGGATGAAAAACTGGTTAACCTTAACATCAATCAATACACCGGCTACCATGCTGCCCAGCGGCTGCGCATCATCTCTGCGCCAGGCAAGTATGAATGGCCGGCCGGGCAGCTGACCCAGATCGATTCGGTCTATGTCGAGTTTGCAGTCTCGCCAAAAGCCGGTGCCAGCTTTACAGTGCAATCACTCTCGCTCGACTTGGGTTGCCATTCGATCAATAACTTCAAGGCAAATGTCTGGTACTCCATAGATCCCTCTTTTGCTAATCCAGTGCAGGTTGTTTTTCAAACCGCGGATACTGTCAACAACTATCTGCCGCGCGGTCCGGATGTTCCTGCCTATACGGTAACCGCTCAGCCTGGCCTTCTCGTCAAACCGGAAGAGACCTTTTATCTCCGGGTCTACCCCTGGGTCCATAACAATGCCACGGTCAGCTCAGGCAAGTATTTGACGATCCAGAATGTCGTCATCAGCGGCCTCGCGGAAGGCGGCGCCGATTACGAAATGCCCCTCATCGTTACCAGTCAACCCACCTACATCTCCACCACGTTCGCCACTGCCGGCGGAACCATTCCATCTGATGGCGGCGCCCCGGTGACCGCCCGCGGAGTGTGCTGGAGTACCCTCCCTGCTCCGACCACCGCCGACGCCAAAACCGTAGACGGCGCAGGCTCCGGCGCTTTTGTCTCCCATGTGACCGGTCTCACTGCCGGTGTAAATTACCATCTGCGCGCTTACGCGACCAATGATGCCGGCACCGCTTACGGCGAAGAGATGACCTTCAAAACCCTCGATTCGCTGGTGGTCCCGACGGTGACCACGGTCGCTGTCAACAATATCATGGTCAAATCGGCCAAGAGCGGCGGTACCGTGACGGAATGGGGGGGCAGCGACGTCATCGCCCGCGGCATCTGCTGGAACCTGACCGGTGATCCGACCGTCGCCGACAACAAGACCGAAAACGGCACCGGCATCGGCGCCTTTACCAGTTCGCTCTCGGCCCTGACGGCCAGCACCACCTACTTTGTGCGCGCCTGGGCGACCAACGCCACAGGAACCGGCTATGGCCAGGTCGAGACCTTCACCACGCAGGCGCCCGCTCCGGCGGTCCTTAAGGTCGTCGCCCAGGATGGCAGCGGGGATTATACCACCGTCCAGGCCGCCTTCAACGACGTGCCCGATTTCTATACCGGGATGTGGTGCATCTATGTCAAGGCCGGCACTTACAGGGAAAAGCTGATGCTTGCCCAGAACAAGACCAACGTGGTGCTCAAGGGCGAGAATGCCATGACCACCATCCTCACCTATGACGATTATTCCGGCAAGGCGGGCGTTGGCGGTACCTCCAACAGCTACAGCACGGCGATAGAGGCGGATGATTTCACCGCGATGGACATCACCTTCCAGAATACGGTCAAGAACGACGGCACCTTCAGCGATCAACAGGCCGTCGCCCTGCGCATCAACGGCGACCGCGGCGCCTACTACAACTGCCGCCTCCTCGGCTACCAGGATACCTACTACGCCTGGGGTGGGCGCGGCACCGTACGCACCTACATGAAGGAATGCTACATTGAGGGTTCGGTCGATTTCATCTTCGGCCGCAACATCAACGTTTTTGATCACTGCGAGCTGCATGTCAATCGCCATTCCGGTTGTATCACCGCACCCAGCACCGATGCCACCTCCCGCTTCGGCTTGGTCTTCATGGACTGCAAGATTACCGCCGATTCGGTAGGATTCGACGGCGTTCCCATCACCAGCTTCCACCTTGGCCGACCCTGGCAGGGGAGACCCCAGTGTGTCTATCTCCGCTGCGACGAGCCCGCCACCCTCAGTCCTGAAGGATGGACGGTTATGACCGCCGGCCTCAATCCCTTCTTCGCCGAATATCATTGCTTTGGCGGAGGTTCGAATTTCTTCGGCCGGATCAACGGCGGAATCCAGCTGAGCAACGCGGAGGCGGCGGAGTATACCATCGCCAATATCTTCGCCAAAACCAGCAACCCCAACCTGGGATTTGACTGGATGCCCGAAAAACCAGTTTTCACTGGAATCGAGTGGAGCAAGGGACCGGAAGCGCTCCCGATGGTCTATGAACTCTCCCAGAACTATCCCAACCCCTTCAATCCGGTGACTACGATCCACTATGCCCTGCCCCGGAGCAGCCATGTGCGGATCACTATCTACAACATCCTCGGCGCCCGCGTGGCCACCCTGGTAGAGGGCCAGCAAGCGGCGGGGCGCTATTCGATCCGTTTCGATGGACTCAACCTTGGCAGTGGGGCCTACTTCTATCGCATCGATGCCGGCACCTTTCATCAGACCAGAAAGATGCTCTTGCTGAAGTAGACTTCTCTGCCATTCGATGGACTCCGGGCACGCTGATGGCGTGCCCGGAGCTTCTCTTGAGAAGGATCCTTCCTATGCCAATACTATCCCGGAGCTTGCTCCTGGCGTTGATGCTGGCCGGAACCGGCTTCGCACGGCCTGACGCTGTACAATCCCCGGCCCGGCTCACCAGCGGCGGCGTTCTGTCCATCCCCGATGCCCCCTTTGGTTTGGCCGGGATTGATTTGCCCACCATCCCGGGACGGGAATTCAACATCCAGGCCTATGGCGCAACTGGGGATGGGATGGCCCTCAATACCACTGCCATCCAGGCGGCCATCTCCACCTGTTCCCGCTCCGGAGGCGGCCGCGTGATAATTCCCTCCGGCGTCTGGCTGACGGGTCCCCTGAAAATGGAGAGCCGCGTCGAACTGCATCTCGAGAGCGGTGCCCTGCTGCTCTTCTCGGCGGACCACAGCCTCTACCCGGTCATTCAGACCCCGTCCAAATCGTTCGTGATTGCCTCCCCGCTCTATGGATTCGGACTCGAGGATATCGCCATAACCGGTCCCGGGATCATGGACGGGGCGGGAGAGAGCTGGCGGCCGGTGAAAAAAAACAAGACCACCGCCAGCCAATGGAACGCCCTGCTTCAATCCGGCGGTGCCGTTGATGAGAAGGGCAGTGTGTGGTGGCCCTCCACGGCGGCCATGATGGGCGAGGCCTATTTGAAAAATCTCCAGGCTTCGAAAGCGAAGAAAGAGATCACGGCGGCGGACTTTCTCCCGGCCCGTGATTTTCTTCGTCCCTATATGATCTCCTTCATTGATTGCAAGCGGGTGGTGGTCACCGAGGTGACGATCCGCAACTCGCCCAAGTTCGCCCTTTGTCCCGCCTGGTGCGATCAGCTGGTCATTCAAAATATTAAAGTGAATAATGAATGGTGGGCCCAGAACGGCGACGGCATCGACATCAGCGCCTGCCGCCATGTGCTGGTGGAGGGATGTACTGTAAGTGCTGGAGATGATGGCATTTGCATGAAATCGAGTGCGCGCAGGGGCCGCTCGGGTCCGGCGCTCGAAAAGGTCATCGTGCGCGATTGCATCGTCTATCGGGGCCATGGCGGATTCGTCGTCGGAAGCAACACCGAGGGCGGGATGCGGGATCTGCTCGTCGAGAACTGCACCTTCATCGGCACCGATATCGGCTTGCGCTTCAAGAGTGCGCGCGGGCGCGGCGGCGCAGTGGAGAATATCCGGATCCGCAAAATCCGGATGAGCGGGATCGTCAATGAGGCGATCCACTTCGATACGTTTTATGAAACCGAATCCGCCGATACCCTGATCCAGCCGGTGACTGCAGAGACGCCGCTCTTTCGCGGCATCACCATGGAAGATGTCCGTTGCGCCAGCGCCGCCCGCGCCATCGTCATGACCGGCCTCCCCGAGCAGCCCATCCAAGATATCGTCATACGCGAGAGCGCCTTCACCGCCTCTCGGGGGATCAGCCTCACCGATGTCAGCGGACTGAGCCTGACACAGGTCCGCTTCCATACCGGGCAGGGACCACTCCTCACCGCCAAACGCTGCAGCGGCATCACCATCGATGGGGTACCCTTTTCGCAGAGCAGCAACGCACGGTTTGGCTCGGACATCTGGCGCCAGCTGATGCACCATGACGACGCGTGGTTTGCAACCGCCGCGGCAGGCGCCGCTGCGGAGCAAGTGCTGCTCTACCAATGCCCCTGCGGCGGTTGGCCTAAGAATATCGATATGGTCCGGCCGCTCACTCCGGAGGAGAAGCGCGCTCTGGCCGCGGCTCCACCGGCCGATACCGCCGCGACTATCGATAACGGTGCGACCTGGACCCAGCTGTTGTTCCTTGCGCGGGTAAACGCTGCAGCGCCCGAGCCGCGCTTTATGGATGCCTTCAAGCGCGGCCTGAACTATTTGCTGACGGCGCAGTACCCCAACGGCGGCTGGCCCCAGTTCTATCCCCTGCACCAGGGCTATTACTCCCACATCACCTACAACGACGACGCCATGATCGGGGTTCTGACACTGCTCAAGGAAATCGCCGATGATCAGCCGATGTACCGTTTTATCGATCAGGATCGACGCCGCCTGGCGGCGCAGGCGCTCGAAAGGGGCATTGGTTGTATTCTCAAAACGCAGTTGACAGAAGGGGGAAAACGGACCTCCTGGTGCGCGCAGTACGACGAACATACCTTGGCACCGGCGGCGGCGCGGACCTACGAGCTGGTCTCGCTCAGCGGCGAGGAGTCGGTCGGGATTGTGCGCTTTCTGATGTCGCTCGATCATCCCGATTCCCTGATCGCCGCGGCTATCCAGGGGGCTGTCGCGTGGTTCGAACAGGTTAAGATCACCGGCATCCGGGTCGACCATGTCGCGGATGCCTCGAGTCCCTACGGCTACAACAAGGTGGTGGTTGCCGACTCGACCATGCCGCCAATGTGGGCACGATTTTACATCATCGGCTCGAACCGCCCCTTCTTCAGTGACCGGGACGGCCGGATCCATTTCGACCTGGCCGAAATTTCCTCCGAGCGGCGCAATAAGTATGCCTGGCTCGGCTATTGGCCGCAAGCATTGCTCGAGAAGGAGTATCCCGCCTGGCATGCGCGATATGCAGCACTGCACCCCTGACGACTGCTGGCCGGTCTGTTCTTCTCAAGTCGGCAAACACCCTTCCCTGGCGGAGAACGCCGCCGGTTATTTTTTCACCGGAACGAGCCGGAAGAGCCGAACATCATGAGAGGAAATCACCGCTGAAAAAGGACGACGGGTGCTTCCATTTTCCTTGTGGGCCCAGAGATCTTCAAGCCTGAAGGCCGAGGATGCAAAATCGATGTTCCTCCCGGAAAGGGTATCACTGATCTTCTCCGTTTTCCAGTCGAAGACCACGCTTTTTGAAAGACGGCTGCGGTTGAGAAAGCAGACCGCCCACGCATTATGCACCAGGGGCTTGAACCAGACCTCGACACTGTCGATTGCTGAATAGCGGAAGCCCTGGATGCCCAGCGCGTCCTGATCAACGGCGATGGCATCCGCGTTGGTCAGTATTGCGCGGGTCTCTGGTGACATGGAACCGAGATCGTTTCCGGCCATCAAAGGGGCGGCGAGCATGCACCACATGGAAAAATGGGCGCGGTCTTCAGCCGCTGTCATGCCGTTTCCCACCTCCAACATATCCGGATCATTCCAATGGTCCGGACCCGCATGGTTGCGCAGACCCTCCTGCAGATCGAGAATCTGCATTACTCCCAGCGATTTCCAGCTGCCGTGGTCCTCGATGCCGTCGAAGATAGCGGTGATATCTCCGGTAGTGCGCCAGAGATGCCCGACCTCAGCGGCCCATTCCCAGGGTTTGCTGGTGCCCCATTCGCAGAGGCTGAGGAGGATGGGCCTGCCCGCGGCAGCGAGCGCCTCACGCATCGTGATGTAGGCTCCTTTGGCATTGAGATCGTCGGTGTAGCACCAGTCATACTTGAGATAATCCACGCCCCAGCGGGCGTATTGCAGGGCATCCTGGTACTCATGACCCCGGCTGCCGGGCCGGCCGCCGCAAGTCTTCCAGCCGGCATCCGAATAAATGCCAAATTTCAGCCCCTTGCTGTGGATATAGTCGGCCAGAGCCTTCATGCCGGAGGGGAATCGGACTGGATCCGGCTGGATAAATCCATCGGCATCCCGCTGGCCGTGCCAGCAGTCGTCAATAACGATGTAACGGTATCCGGCCGCCTGCATGCCGCTGGCAACCATGGCATCGGCCGTGCTGCGGATAAGGTCTTCGTTGACATCGCATCCGAATTTGTTCCAGCTGTTCCAGCCCATCGGCGGCGTCAAGGCCAAACCGGCATATTTCTGAGCGAACAGGGACGTGAAAGTAAAAAGCGACCAAACCAGAAACCATTTTCGCATGGAGATTCCTTTCATAACGGTCAGAGGGTACGAAACGAGAGTATGCCGGCATGCCCAGCCCTTCAGCTGGCAGTCGAAAAAAGCAACCAAGAACCAGACGGAATAAAAGGCTGGTAAAATGTACGATTTTAAACGGTAAGAGTCAACCGGCGAGGATTACGGAATGAAGATTGACCGGGCTGAAATTGTCATAATATGGTGTCGCTGTCATAAAAATATGACGAAATATGGATTAAATTACAAAATTACTTGTTACTGACATTATATCGTCATATATTATATACGACGGCATGATTTTTCAGAATCGTTTGACCTGCTGTTATTTAGCATCAGGTTTTTCTCGGTGAGGGAGGTGAGAAGGAAGGCTTGTACGGGTAACGGATGATGGGTTTTTTCTAGGGTTTGCTTTCCTGGGGATTTTTCTCTTCACACTCGCGTATCACATTGGCATCGATCTCTGCATTAATCGTTTCACACACCACAGGCTTATTCAGCAGCGCTCCAGCAGGGGACCAATATCCGGACGCTTTAATTCGGTATTGTCTTTTGATTTCGGACAACAGGAGGCAACGATGCACATGCAAAGAACGCTCACCCGTTATTACCCTCTCCTTGTGCTCATCCTATTCGCCACATTGGGCCTGCACAGTGCTGCTCTGGCCGAATGCACCAACCTTTGGTTCACCAAGGGGGGATGCGGCTCAGCTGGAGTGACTCATTTTCAAGCCGGGGATGTCATCTATTTAAATGGGACCGATTTTCCTCCGGGACCGACCGAATATACCATTTACGGCCAGCCCGGCTCGTGTGATGAATACGTCACCATCGTCCGGCAAGTCTATACGGTGGATGCGACAGGCACTTTTTGTTTTGCAGCCTATTCGGTCGCGGACGATGATTGCGGCGAATACTCTGTACAGATGGGGGAATGCTACAATCTCTTCACGGTCGACCGTACCAGACTGCAAATCATGGATCTCTCTCTCCAATCCCATTGGCAGGAGCGTATCGACTGGACGATTCACAAGGCGGCCCAACCATCGCAAATTGATCTCTTCACGGGCGATCAAGCCGAAGTGGGATACACCATTTCGGTCGACAAGACCACTTCTGTCTCTCCGG
The sequence above is a segment of the bacterium genome. Coding sequences within it:
- a CDS encoding pectinesterase family protein; its protein translation is MNRYFTLFLALILVLLAAGAIMAQAPAIVHWSLNATDSARVSAVSGNARGLTQTHGDSFMCRDYANGPGPDQRWYPYNFITKKAIMWGPDTTQNNNIWVQFAAHPKAYNDFHADSMTIYLGAKGTDRLRANLWYDTHADFSSPVALNSTPLVLKKDGDSLFTFILDKEVPEGDTLYVRVYAWNAGPASNSKYLYMRLCTIYGTTVANPIPASATWALTNPGTGGTGQTVATAGNVLAADEKLVNMNINGYTGYNSAQRLRIISAPGKYEWPAAQLTQIDSVYVEFSVSPKLGTRFTVNTLSMDLGCHSINNFKANVWYSKDPSFANPVQIVFQTADTVNNYLPRGPDVPAYTVTAQPGLLVEQGETFYLRVYPWVHNNATVSSGKYLTIQNVLIGGVSESAPMPSSATWALTDPNTGGTGKTVTTAGKVTAADEKLVNLNINQYTGYHAAQRLRIISAPGKYEWPAGQLTQIDSVYVEFAVSPKAGASFTVQSLSLDLGCHSINNFKANVWYSIDPSFANPVQVVFQTADTVNNYLPRGPDVPAYTVTAQPGLLVKPEETFYLRVYPWVHNNATVSSGKYLTIQNVVISGLAEGGADYEMPLIVTSQPTYISTTFATAGGTIPSDGGAPVTARGVCWSTLPAPTTADAKTVDGAGSGAFVSHVTGLTAGVNYHLRAYATNDAGTAYGEEMTFKTLDSLVVPTVTTVAVNNIMVKSAKSGGTVTEWGGSDVIARGICWNLTGDPTVADNKTENGTGIGAFTSSLSALTASTTYFVRAWATNATGTGYGQVETFTTQAPAPAVLKVVAQDGSGDYTTVQAAFNDVPDFYTGMWCIYVKAGTYREKLMLAQNKTNVVLKGENAMTTILTYDDYSGKAGVGGTSNSYSTAIEADDFTAMDITFQNTVKNDGTFSDQQAVALRINGDRGAYYNCRLLGYQDTYYAWGGRGTVRTYMKECYIEGSVDFIFGRNINVFDHCELHVNRHSGCITAPSTDATSRFGLVFMDCKITADSVGFDGVPITSFHLGRPWQGRPQCVYLRCDEPATLSPEGWTVMTAGLNPFFAEYHCFGGGSNFFGRINGGIQLSNAEAAEYTIANIFAKTSNPNLGFDWMPEKPVFTGIEWSKGPEALPMVYELSQNYPNPFNPVTTIHYALPRSSHVRITIYNILGARVATLVEGQQAAGRYSIRFDGLNLGSGAYFYRIDAGTFHQTRKMLLLK
- a CDS encoding rhamnogalacturonan acetylesterase — encoded protein: MRIGLKTILCGGILFLSACCTIHTWHQAPTVLRLIGDSTMADKPVAETPERGWGQLFPQFYRADIQVVNYARNGRSTKSFIAEGLWAKVLADLRRGDYLFIQFGHNDAKSSDTSRYAAPHTTYRANLIRFVEEARACGAQPILITPVARRYFSPEGILQDAHGEYPGVVKEVAALYKVPLIDLHARSMQRLAELGPERSERLFMRVPPGLFKALPDGKSDNTHFMEEGAVEMAKLVIAGLREMNHPLIRYFKPEAGWPQPQPPSWPIPLATTPKP
- a CDS encoding PorV/PorQ family protein — translated: MRPVKFMLIFWIFPALMVVQAQVGLKKVAQSTMNFQQVSLSAKASAIGEAFCAIGCGAEAIFYNPAGVAESGKHMDLEFYATRWIADINYMAGAFAWDMGRFGAVGLSLLNVDYGDIYTTALLDASESALYPAGYKDTGLADNAGAWSIGLSYGRAISTRFMIAGTMRLAGQNLGTTAMASGLKENNATKLVFDAGVKYYTGIKSFRFGMAIRNFASNLKREEIREQLPLTFTMGAAMNLFDLILPGSVTGQQLTLAIDFVHPNNYTERVNAGLEYLFMNRMALRGGYQGNQDIASWSAGFGVCTSVGRSDLTVDYSWSFMNTFDDVSRFSLGVSF
- a CDS encoding glycoside hydrolase family 27 protein, producing MRKWFLVWSLFTFTSLFAQKYAGLALTPPMGWNSWNKFGCDVNEDLIRSTADAMVASGMQAAGYRYIVIDDCWHGQRDADGFIQPDPVRFPSGMKALADYIHSKGLKFGIYSDAGWKTCGGRPGSRGHEYQDALQYARWGVDYLKYDWCYTDDLNAKGAYITMREALAAAGRPILLSLCEWGTSKPWEWAAEVGHLWRTTGDITAIFDGIEDHGSWKSLGVMQILDLQEGLRNHAGPDHWNDPDMLEVGNGMTAAEDRAHFSMWCMLAAPLMAGNDLGSMSPETRAILTNADAIAVDQDALGIQGFRYSAIDSVEVWFKPLVHNAWAVCFLNRSRLSKSVVFDWKTEKISDTLSGRNIDFASSAFRLEDLWAHKENGSTRRPFSAVISSHDVRLFRLVPVKK
- the pelA gene encoding pectate lyase, translating into MPILSRSLLLALMLAGTGFARPDAVQSPARLTSGGVLSIPDAPFGLAGIDLPTIPGREFNIQAYGATGDGMALNTTAIQAAISTCSRSGGGRVIIPSGVWLTGPLKMESRVELHLESGALLLFSADHSLYPVIQTPSKSFVIASPLYGFGLEDIAITGPGIMDGAGESWRPVKKNKTTASQWNALLQSGGAVDEKGSVWWPSTAAMMGEAYLKNLQASKAKKEITAADFLPARDFLRPYMISFIDCKRVVVTEVTIRNSPKFALCPAWCDQLVIQNIKVNNEWWAQNGDGIDISACRHVLVEGCTVSAGDDGICMKSSARRGRSGPALEKVIVRDCIVYRGHGGFVVGSNTEGGMRDLLVENCTFIGTDIGLRFKSARGRGGAVENIRIRKIRMSGIVNEAIHFDTFYETESADTLIQPVTAETPLFRGITMEDVRCASAARAIVMTGLPEQPIQDIVIRESAFTASRGISLTDVSGLSLTQVRFHTGQGPLLTAKRCSGITIDGVPFSQSSNARFGSDIWRQLMHHDDAWFATAAAGAAAEQVLLYQCPCGGWPKNIDMVRPLTPEEKRALAAAPPADTAATIDNGATWTQLLFLARVNAAAPEPRFMDAFKRGLNYLLTAQYPNGGWPQFYPLHQGYYSHITYNDDAMIGVLTLLKEIADDQPMYRFIDQDRRRLAAQALERGIGCILKTQLTEGGKRTSWCAQYDEHTLAPAAARTYELVSLSGEESVGIVRFLMSLDHPDSLIAAAIQGAVAWFEQVKITGIRVDHVADASSPYGYNKVVVADSTMPPMWARFYIIGSNRPFFSDRDGRIHFDLAEISSERRNKYAWLGYWPQALLEKEYPAWHARYAALHP